In the Fusobacterium varium genome, one interval contains:
- a CDS encoding 2-C-methyl-D-erythritol 2,4-cyclodiphosphate synthase — MLRIGNGYDVHVLTEGRKLILGGVEIPHTKGVLGHSDGDVLVHAIMDAMLGALALGDIGQHFPDTDMQYKNIDSMLLLSKVKELIYSKGYKIINLDSIIVLQKPKVKPYIETMRKRIAEVLELEIEQVSVKATTEEKLGFTGDESGVKSYCVVLLEK, encoded by the coding sequence ATGCTAAGAATAGGTAATGGATATGATGTTCATGTTTTAACAGAAGGAAGAAAATTGATATTAGGAGGAGTTGAAATACCTCATACAAAAGGGGTGTTGGGACACTCTGATGGAGATGTTTTAGTACATGCAATAATGGATGCAATGTTAGGAGCTTTAGCTTTAGGAGATATAGGACAACACTTTCCTGATACAGATATGCAGTATAAAAATATAGATAGTATGCTATTATTAAGTAAAGTTAAAGAGTTGATATATTCAAAGGGATATAAGATAATCAATCTTGATTCTATAATTGTATTGCAAAAACCTAAAGTAAAACCATATATAGAAACTATGAGAAAAAGAATAGCAGAAGTTTTAGAATTAGAAATAGAACAAGTTAGTGTAAAAGCAACAACTGAGGAAAAATTAGGATTTACTGGAGATGAAAGTGGAGTAAAATCATATTGTGTTGTACTCCTTGAAAAATAA
- a CDS encoding HutP family protein gives MQYKSKDIAKASVIMAMSSREEEIELKEKYIKQGIKTAAVDIGGNVVDSISKILERALVASKRNGIISESHVYEGALTGATREAIAQIMDKAVGFNVGGKIGIARCKEHLSVCIFLTIGMFRLDEVVIGLGHRAVPIEEE, from the coding sequence ATGCAATATAAGAGTAAAGATATAGCTAAAGCTTCAGTTATAATGGCAATGAGTTCTAGAGAAGAAGAGATAGAATTAAAAGAAAAATATATAAAGCAAGGAATAAAAACAGCAGCAGTAGATATAGGAGGAAATGTTGTAGATTCTATATCTAAGATTTTAGAGAGAGCATTAGTTGCTTCAAAAAGAAATGGAATAATCTCTGAATCTCATGTTTATGAAGGAGCTTTAACAGGAGCAACAAGAGAGGCTATTGCTCAAATTATGGATAAAGCAGTGGGATTTAATGTTGGAGGAAAAATAGGAATAGCAAGATGTAAAGAACATCTATCAGTATGTATTTTTTTAACAATAGGAATGTTTAGATTAGATGAGGTAGTTATAGGTCTTGGGCATAGAGCTGTGCCAATTGA